CAATAATTATAGTATAATACCTAGATAACCCGTTAAAATTTCCCCTACTTCCTTTAAAACTATCATAACTCTATGATATTATAACATATATAATTTAACTAAATTTATCTAGAGACTAAAAATTGAAAGATGATTTAAATGAAAAGAATATTTTTAATTTTGCTTATTTTAACTTTAAGCTTATTTGTTAATGATGTAGTTATTCATCATCTAGTAGTTTATCAGAATATAAGGTTAAATATGAGATAATAAAAACAAATGCTATAGGTATTACTATTATGATGAAAATGTAGAAGAAGTAACCTTGGAAGATGTCACTTTAGCATGATCACATTCTTTTACTGTAGAGAAGGGTAAGACTGCTTTAGTAAAGTATAGTAGAGATACCAGAGATAAAACTATAATCAGTAGACTTTTAATTAATGGTAAATTAAGAGAAAACTCCACTGATAAACCAGAAGGTTTTAACTTGGTAGTTAGAATATTTGATGAAATTTAATAAATATAATGATAACTAATATTAAGGAGTGATTAACATTAAAAAGAAGATAATCTTCTCTATAATTCTTTTTATTCTATTGCTAACACTAACAGCTTGGGCTAAGCAACTCTTCTTTATCAAAGTAAACCAAGAGAAATTAAGAATTGAACCAAATGGAAGAGCTATAGCTACTCTTCCTAAAAATACTCAAGTTGAGATAATAGGTTCAACTGACAAATGGATTAAGGTAAAAGTTGAAGGATGGATATCCAAGGAATCTATATCCAATGACCTACCAGATGATAAAGATGAAAAGATTATAAGCCCTGGATTCGTCTATAGAGCTATCAAACTAAGAGGAAATAATGGCAGAATTAATATTAGTGGAAAATTAACTAATCAAACTGGTAAAGACTATCAATTAACTACTTTTATAATTAGATTATACAATAATTCAGGTTCCCCTATTGGAACTAGTTATATACACATCAATAATTTTGCCAATAATCAAACTAAGCCATTTAATGTAACTACAGCTGGCTACTTATCACAAGTAGATGATTATAGTATTGAATTTGAGGGTGGAATCTAAAAAGCTCATTATTTTAGATAATAATACATTGAGGTTTTTATTTTGACTTAATCGCGAAAATTGTAGTATAATATAGAAATTATATTAAATTAACTCCCTACCTTTTAAAAATATAAGATCTCTATGATATTAATGCCTTAAATATCATTATCTTGATTATGAGGCACTAATGTAACAAATATAAGTTATACGCCATCGCAATTTTAATGATATTAAAATAAACCTAAAGGAGAATTAATTATGAGATTTGAAGTTAATCCGAAGGAAAAATTGTATTTTATTTTAATGCTTGTCATCAGTTTACTTATATATGTAGGGTTAGTTTTTTCAATTATTGGGATTTTTTATTTATTTCTGTTTGGTATGATGGGTTTTGTCTCTCATGGTTTATATGTTGGACATATTAGAGGAAATGGCATAAGAGTTTCAAACAAACAATTTCCTGAAATCTATCAAACAGCTGAACAACTATCAAAACAGTTAGGCTTAGAAAGAACACCTTCAATTTATATTCTAGAAGCTGGTGGACTGTTAAATGCATTTGCAACTAGATTTTTGGGAAGAGATTTTGTTATTATCTATTCTGATGTATTAGAATTAGCATATGAAGAAGGTGAAGCAGCAGTTAGATTTGTTGTAGCACATGAGTTAGCACACCTTAAAAGGAAACATTTGAAGTGGCGATACTTATTATCTCCAGCTATGTTTATACCTTTCTTAGGTTCAGCCTATTCTAGAGCTTGTGAATATACATGTGACCAAATAGCTGTTCAATTAGCACCAGATGGAGCAATCTTTGGACTTTTAGTTCTAGGAGTAGGAAAAAAGATGTATAAGAAGATCAATTTAGAAGAGATAATTAATCAATCTAAAGAAGAAAGAGGATTTTGGATTTGGTTATCAGAAGTTTCTTCTACACATCCAAATTTGACAAAAAGATTGAGTAAAGTATCTAGTGATAGACTTTTGGTATCAAATAATAAGTATCTATCAAGCAGTTTAAATATTTAAAATATTTACTTATGCGATGGCGTATAATGATAAACTTTTCCTAACTAACAATATAGAATAGAAAAGAAACTGAAGTTCTTAGCTTTAAGGAAAGGAAGATGATCTGATGATAAGAAAAAGCACTAAGGATGATATCAATAAAATAGTTCAGCTCTGGTATGAAGTATCCTTAAAAGCACATGATTTTATCGATAAAGAATATTGGAAAGCATCACAGCAGGATATGAAAGAAGAATATATCCCATTATCAGATACTTATATCATAGAGGAAGCTAATCAATTAAGAGGATTTATCTCAATGGTAGATAACTATCTTGCAGCATTATTTGTTGATAGTAGATTTCAAAGTAGGGGTTATGGAAAAAGGTTATTAGACTATGTTAAAGAAGATAAAGAATATATAGAATTAAAAGTTTTCCAGAAAAATAATAGAGCTTATAAATTCTATTCTACAAATGGATTTACAATAGAGCAAGAATTAATCGATAAAGATTTAAATGAGAAAGAGTATTTAATGATATGGAAAAGTAAAGAGTAAGCTAAAGATTCCATTATACCTAATTAAGGAGGTCATAACACTGTCAAAATTAAAAAACACAATTCTACCAATCATATTAATCTTTATATTATTAGCCCTATTCATCCCTACTCTCTCCTTTGCCCAGGAACAGATACTCAAAATTCATTTTATTGATGTAGGACAAGCTGACTCTACCCTAGTTGAGCTTCCCAATGGAGA
The genomic region above belongs to Orenia metallireducens and contains:
- a CDS encoding N-acetyltransferase, coding for MIRKSTKDDINKIVQLWYEVSLKAHDFIDKEYWKASQQDMKEEYIPLSDTYIIEEANQLRGFISMVDNYLAALFVDSRFQSRGYGKRLLDYVKEDKEYIELKVFQKNNRAYKFYSTNGFTIEQELIDKDLNEKEYLMIWKSKE
- a CDS encoding FxLYD domain-containing protein, whose protein sequence is MINIKKKIIFSIILFILLLTLTAWAKQLFFIKVNQEKLRIEPNGRAIATLPKNTQVEIIGSTDKWIKVKVEGWISKESISNDLPDDKDEKIISPGFVYRAIKLRGNNGRINISGKLTNQTGKDYQLTTFIIRLYNNSGSPIGTSYIHINNFANNQTKPFNVTTAGYLSQVDDYSIEFEGGI
- a CDS encoding M48 family metallopeptidase, translated to MRFEVNPKEKLYFILMLVISLLIYVGLVFSIIGIFYLFLFGMMGFVSHGLYVGHIRGNGIRVSNKQFPEIYQTAEQLSKQLGLERTPSIYILEAGGLLNAFATRFLGRDFVIIYSDVLELAYEEGEAAVRFVVAHELAHLKRKHLKWRYLLSPAMFIPFLGSAYSRACEYTCDQIAVQLAPDGAIFGLLVLGVGKKMYKKINLEEIINQSKEERGFWIWLSEVSSTHPNLTKRLSKVSSDRLLVSNNKYLSSSLNI